A single window of Solenopsis invicta isolate M01_SB chromosome 3, UNIL_Sinv_3.0, whole genome shotgun sequence DNA harbors:
- the LOC105206524 gene encoding bolA-like protein 3 isoform X1: MNFNVYRMIRLSRLWNGSNGLLTGKHAGQKMISILRNRFPQAQLIKVALVSGRCSAMLDINVVAPEFKGLNTIKQHQIINEVPKEDIKDIHGL; this comes from the exons ATGAATTTCAACGTATATAGGATGATT CGGCTATCACGGTTGTGGAATGGTTCCAATGGCTTACTCACGGGTAAGCATGCCGGACAGAAAATGATATCCATTTTGAGGAACAGGTTCCCACAAGCTCAACTGATTAAAGTTGCTCTTGTATCAG GCAGATGCAGTGCCATGCTTGACATAAATGTTGTTGCCCCAGAATTCAAGGGACTGAATACCATCAAGCAACACCAAATTATTAATGAG GTTCCTAAGGAAGATATCAAAGACATTCATGGCCTCTGA
- the LOC105193002 gene encoding uncharacterized protein LOC105193002 isoform X1 yields MRLILLLAFLGNIKLMSNAEEIWQQDISKDMRIGASAEGYDRVGLRCGAERMTVELKTTEDFSGVIYTQGSFHSREPSCFLDPVRGRSFTMSIPLNKCDTERDGEKFSNVVVIQHDDELLTPGDAAFTLECDFSKPRALTVTADFNGSKKRPTRSSIALVDADPGSDRRKRSAYVESYGDEVAFIPEQVYRKANDEL; encoded by the exons ATGCGTTTGATTCTGCTTCTTGCGTTCCTAGGGAACATCAAGCTGATGAGTAACGCAG AAGAGATCTGGCAGCAGGATATATCTAAGGACATGCGGATAGGTGCATCAGCTGAAGGCTACGATCGTGTGGGGTTGCGTTGCGGCGCCGAAAGAATGACCGTCGAGCTCAAAACTACGGAAGACTTTTCAGGGGTGATCTACACACAGGGTAGTTTCCATTCCCGAGAGCCATCCTGCTTCCTCGATCCGGTTCGCGGTCGGAGTTTCACCATGAGCATTCCTTTAAACAAATGCGACACTGAAAGG GACGGCGAAAAATTCAGCAATGTCGTGGTGATTCAGCACGATGACGAGCTGTTAACTCCAGGTGACGCCGCTTTTACGTTAGAATGCGACTTCTCGAAGCCACGTGCTCTCACCGTAACAGCAGACTTTAATGGGAGTAAGAAGAG ACCGACTAGATCGAGCATAGCTCTCGTCGATGCCGATCCGGGAAGCGACAGGAGAAAAAGGTCGGCGTACGTGGAAAGCTACGGGGACGAGGTTGCTTTTATACCGGAGCAAGTGTACCGTAAGGCAAACGACGAACTGTGA
- the LOC105206524 gene encoding bolA-like protein 3 isoform X2, whose amino-acid sequence MISILRNRFPQAQLIKVALVSGRCSAMLDINVVAPEFKGLNTIKQHQIINEVPKEDIKDIHGL is encoded by the exons ATGATATCCATTTTGAGGAACAGGTTCCCACAAGCTCAACTGATTAAAGTTGCTCTTGTATCAG GCAGATGCAGTGCCATGCTTGACATAAATGTTGTTGCCCCAGAATTCAAGGGACTGAATACCATCAAGCAACACCAAATTATTAATGAG GTTCCTAAGGAAGATATCAAAGACATTCATGGCCTCTGA
- the LOC105193002 gene encoding uncharacterized protein LOC105193002 isoform X2: MRLILLLAFLGNIKLMSNAEEIWQQDISKDMRIGASAEGYDRVGLRCGAERMTVELKTTEDFSGVIYTQGSFHSREPSCFLDPVRGRSFTMSIPLNKCDTERDGEKFSNVVVIQHDDELLTPGDAAFTLECDFSKPRALTVTADFNGSKKRPTRSSIALVDADPGSDRRKRSAYVESYGDEVAFIPEQVYQ; encoded by the exons ATGCGTTTGATTCTGCTTCTTGCGTTCCTAGGGAACATCAAGCTGATGAGTAACGCAG AAGAGATCTGGCAGCAGGATATATCTAAGGACATGCGGATAGGTGCATCAGCTGAAGGCTACGATCGTGTGGGGTTGCGTTGCGGCGCCGAAAGAATGACCGTCGAGCTCAAAACTACGGAAGACTTTTCAGGGGTGATCTACACACAGGGTAGTTTCCATTCCCGAGAGCCATCCTGCTTCCTCGATCCGGTTCGCGGTCGGAGTTTCACCATGAGCATTCCTTTAAACAAATGCGACACTGAAAGG GACGGCGAAAAATTCAGCAATGTCGTGGTGATTCAGCACGATGACGAGCTGTTAACTCCAGGTGACGCCGCTTTTACGTTAGAATGCGACTTCTCGAAGCCACGTGCTCTCACCGTAACAGCAGACTTTAATGGGAGTAAGAAGAG ACCGACTAGATCGAGCATAGCTCTCGTCGATGCCGATCCGGGAAGCGACAGGAGAAAAAGGTCGGCGTACGTGGAAAGCTACGGGGACGAGGTTGCTTTTATACCGGAGCAAGTGTACC AATGA